A genomic stretch from Burkholderia pyrrocinia includes:
- a CDS encoding non-ribosomal peptide synthetase, with product MTKVQPDWLALATRFAQLPDAQRAVFIDKLGAAGIDFRVLPIPPRTPRSDRVPASFAQTRLWLHARLIDAPDAYHITERLALTGPLDAHALRLACDALIARHEALRTTFDEAQDGVAQTIHAPLRCPWRETDLEALPDAQRTARAEAVATADEAEPFDLGTPPLVRAHLVRFDATHHWLALTVHHIVSDGWSSGVMLEELAAFYRAYASDQPVPLAPLPIQYADYALWQRRWLDAGERDRQLAFWRERLDPQRGVLTLPGAAARPARRSARGARHVFSLDARIGAQLRAFAAASGATPFAVLLAALDALLARATGDARICVGVPAANRERAEVAGLIGFFVNTLAIDVDVPARGDFSSLVARTQRALVDAQMHQDVPFEQVVDALGVPRSASHHPLFQVMAAYGERRALPALGAAAAALLPSGTPSAKFDLTLSVEATPDGTFDAAFIYALDLFDADAIARLAARFVTLLADALARPDLPTGDLDWLPADERAQLFAWNAPAGATEAEPFVPVHARIAAHAHARPDARGVADIDRALTRGEVDARAARLARHLVAAGVRPEMRVGVALQRSVDLLVALIAVLKSGAAFVPLDPAHPRERLAQIVGDASIAHVLTDGSSAASLPELPELRVWRADEIDALDEAAGVALPDVLPGHAAYAIYTSGSTGKPKGVIVDHASFALHCAAIAERYGAGENDVFLLFQSVNFDGAHEGWFSQYMSGAAVSVTADVLWPPAQTCAMMVRDGVTMTYVPPGCAAQLAEWALAHGAPPTLRSLTVGGEATSREAFAMLRRALPNVRVVNGYGPTETVITPTLWMFRPGDDLATLSDAAYLPIGTLVGARTAHVLDERLHPLPVGVIGELYLGGEGIGVARGYLDRPALTAERFVPDPYGAPGARLYRTGDLVRRRADGVFDFIGRVDHQVKLRGLRIELGEIEAQLAAHDAVREACAVVHGQGALAQLVAYVELTADARAAAQPVEAATLDAHLRRTLPDYMVPAQLIVLDALPRNANSKVDRARLPAPVRVERAYEAPRDGDETALVAIWCDVLNLERVGRGDHFFDLGGHSLAAVRVATRVAERLGRDVPVRALFEAPVLAQYALQVADAPRAAHAGAAAPGVAVAKPDANGVWPLSPAQLGLWFLWRAQPDSAAYNIPVALRMRGPLDIDALRAAFSDAAAVHPALRARLVARDGALPGQWIDVAAPVELPVVDLSAQPDALARAAALTADDALTPFDLAADAPLWRACVLRLGADDHVLSVTIHHIVSDGESIELWLDAVRARYVARVGGDAVPAEEAVQPAPLVLPAPCHPARVAYWRDALADLPSRVLPQRADAPAVPQWRAARIAFEFDASLIRAARDAASAAHATLPMLLHAALNTALFRATGAADQPVGVLASTRELTGDAARAALGLFINSVVVRTRIDPAARRADVLAHVRDTALAAYAHADVPFADVVAALRAPRAAQANPLFQVMFNYLRPTGAAARDWAGLLLAEFDDVRHRVVFTLELDVVEHPDGRVSAAFSYADELLDGGFVDALVDVYHDEVARFAGASEAALGAPDTRAVAHANFIAQTNAEAPPNAPSHTAAVLAALWSDTFSTAAPEPGADLFEAGATSFDVVRFIDAAGRAGHALTVADVFASPTLAALGTRLDARAETGQEERHAG from the coding sequence ATGACGAAGGTTCAACCCGACTGGCTCGCGCTCGCGACGCGTTTCGCGCAACTGCCCGACGCGCAGCGCGCGGTGTTCATCGACAAGCTCGGCGCGGCCGGCATCGACTTCCGCGTGCTGCCGATCCCGCCGCGCACGCCGCGCAGCGACCGCGTGCCGGCGTCGTTCGCACAGACGCGGCTGTGGCTGCATGCACGGCTGATCGATGCGCCCGATGCGTATCACATCACCGAGCGCCTGGCGCTGACGGGCCCGCTCGACGCGCATGCGCTGCGTCTTGCCTGCGATGCACTGATCGCCCGCCATGAAGCGTTGCGTACGACCTTCGACGAGGCGCAGGACGGTGTTGCGCAAACGATCCACGCGCCGCTGCGCTGCCCGTGGCGCGAAACCGATCTCGAAGCGTTGCCGGATGCGCAGCGCACCGCGCGCGCGGAGGCCGTCGCGACGGCCGACGAAGCCGAACCGTTCGATCTCGGCACGCCGCCGCTCGTGCGTGCGCATCTGGTCCGCTTCGACGCGACGCATCACTGGCTCGCGCTGACGGTGCATCACATCGTGTCGGACGGCTGGTCTTCGGGCGTGATGCTGGAAGAACTCGCGGCGTTCTACCGCGCGTATGCATCCGACCAGCCGGTGCCGCTCGCGCCGCTGCCGATCCAGTACGCCGACTACGCGCTGTGGCAGCGCCGCTGGCTCGACGCCGGGGAACGCGATCGCCAGCTTGCGTTCTGGCGCGAACGGCTCGATCCGCAGCGCGGCGTGCTGACGCTGCCGGGTGCAGCCGCACGACCGGCGCGCCGCAGTGCGCGCGGCGCTCGCCATGTGTTTTCGCTCGATGCGCGCATCGGCGCGCAACTGCGTGCGTTCGCGGCCGCGTCGGGTGCGACGCCGTTCGCGGTGCTGCTCGCCGCGCTCGATGCGCTGCTCGCGCGCGCGACCGGCGATGCGCGGATCTGCGTCGGCGTGCCGGCCGCGAACCGCGAACGTGCGGAAGTCGCCGGCCTGATCGGCTTCTTCGTCAACACGCTGGCGATCGACGTGGACGTGCCCGCGCGCGGCGATTTCTCGTCGCTGGTTGCGCGCACGCAGCGCGCGCTCGTCGACGCACAGATGCACCAGGACGTGCCGTTCGAGCAGGTGGTCGATGCGCTCGGCGTGCCGCGCAGCGCGAGCCACCATCCGCTGTTCCAGGTGATGGCAGCGTACGGCGAGCGCCGCGCGCTGCCGGCGCTCGGCGCGGCAGCCGCCGCGTTGCTGCCGTCCGGCACGCCGTCCGCGAAATTCGATCTCACGCTCTCCGTCGAGGCAACGCCCGACGGTACGTTCGACGCCGCGTTCATCTACGCGCTCGACCTGTTCGACGCCGACGCGATCGCGCGGCTGGCCGCGCGCTTCGTCACGCTGCTCGCCGATGCGCTCGCGCGGCCTGACCTGCCGACCGGCGATCTCGACTGGCTGCCCGCCGACGAGCGCGCGCAGCTCTTTGCGTGGAACGCGCCGGCGGGCGCGACCGAAGCCGAACCGTTCGTGCCCGTGCATGCGCGCATTGCCGCACATGCGCACGCGCGGCCCGACGCACGCGGCGTCGCCGATATCGATCGTGCACTGACGCGCGGCGAGGTCGATGCACGCGCGGCACGCCTCGCGCGTCATCTGGTGGCGGCAGGCGTGCGGCCCGAGATGCGCGTCGGCGTCGCGCTGCAGCGCTCGGTCGACCTGCTCGTCGCGCTGATCGCGGTGCTGAAGTCCGGCGCCGCGTTCGTGCCGCTCGATCCGGCCCATCCGCGCGAACGGCTCGCGCAGATCGTCGGCGACGCGAGCATCGCGCACGTGCTGACCGATGGCTCAAGCGCCGCATCGTTGCCCGAGCTGCCGGAACTGCGCGTGTGGCGCGCCGACGAAATCGATGCGCTCGACGAAGCCGCCGGCGTCGCGCTGCCCGACGTGCTGCCGGGCCATGCCGCCTACGCGATCTACACGTCGGGCTCGACCGGCAAGCCGAAGGGCGTGATCGTCGACCACGCGTCGTTCGCGCTGCACTGCGCGGCGATTGCCGAGCGCTACGGCGCGGGCGAGAACGACGTGTTCCTGCTGTTCCAGTCGGTCAACTTCGACGGCGCGCACGAAGGCTGGTTTTCGCAATACATGTCGGGCGCCGCCGTGTCGGTGACGGCCGACGTGCTGTGGCCGCCCGCACAGACCTGCGCGATGATGGTCCGCGACGGCGTCACGATGACCTACGTGCCGCCCGGCTGCGCCGCGCAGCTCGCCGAATGGGCGCTCGCGCACGGCGCACCGCCGACGCTGCGTTCGCTGACCGTCGGCGGCGAGGCGACGTCGCGCGAGGCGTTCGCGATGCTGCGCCGTGCGCTGCCGAACGTGCGTGTGGTCAACGGCTACGGCCCGACCGAGACGGTCATCACGCCGACGCTGTGGATGTTCCGGCCCGGCGACGATCTCGCGACGCTCAGCGACGCCGCGTATCTGCCGATCGGCACGCTGGTCGGCGCGCGCACCGCACACGTGCTCGACGAGCGGCTGCATCCGCTGCCGGTCGGCGTGATCGGCGAACTGTATCTGGGCGGCGAGGGGATCGGCGTCGCACGCGGCTATCTCGACCGCCCGGCGCTGACGGCCGAGCGCTTCGTGCCCGATCCGTACGGTGCGCCGGGCGCGCGCCTGTACCGCACCGGCGACCTCGTGCGGCGCCGCGCGGACGGCGTGTTCGACTTCATCGGCCGCGTCGATCACCAGGTGAAGCTGCGCGGATTGCGCATCGAGCTCGGCGAAATCGAGGCGCAACTGGCCGCGCACGATGCGGTGCGCGAAGCGTGCGCAGTCGTGCACGGGCAGGGCGCGCTTGCGCAGCTCGTCGCATATGTGGAACTGACCGCCGATGCACGGGCGGCCGCGCAGCCCGTCGAAGCCGCGACGCTCGATGCGCACCTGCGCCGCACGCTGCCCGACTACATGGTGCCCGCGCAACTGATCGTGCTCGATGCGCTGCCGCGCAACGCGAACAGCAAGGTCGACCGCGCGCGGCTGCCGGCACCGGTGCGCGTCGAACGTGCGTACGAGGCGCCGCGCGACGGCGACGAAACCGCGCTCGTGGCGATCTGGTGCGACGTGCTGAATCTCGAGCGCGTCGGCCGTGGCGATCACTTCTTCGATCTCGGCGGCCATTCGCTCGCCGCCGTGCGCGTCGCGACGCGCGTGGCCGAACGGCTCGGCCGCGACGTGCCGGTGCGCGCGCTGTTCGAGGCGCCCGTGCTCGCGCAGTACGCGCTGCAGGTGGCCGACGCGCCGCGCGCCGCGCATGCCGGCGCTGCAGCGCCGGGCGTCGCGGTGGCCAAACCCGATGCGAACGGCGTGTGGCCGCTGTCGCCCGCGCAGCTCGGCCTGTGGTTCCTGTGGCGCGCGCAGCCGGACAGCGCCGCGTACAACATCCCGGTCGCGCTGCGCATGCGCGGCCCGCTCGACATCGATGCGCTGCGCGCCGCGTTCTCGGATGCGGCGGCCGTGCATCCGGCGCTGCGCGCGCGGCTCGTCGCTCGCGACGGCGCGCTGCCGGGCCAGTGGATCGACGTGGCGGCGCCGGTCGAATTGCCGGTCGTCGACCTGTCGGCGCAACCCGATGCGCTTGCCCGCGCGGCGGCGTTGACCGCTGACGATGCACTCACGCCGTTCGATCTCGCAGCCGATGCGCCGCTATGGCGCGCATGCGTGCTGCGGCTCGGCGCGGATGACCACGTGTTGTCGGTGACGATCCATCACATCGTGTCGGACGGCGAATCGATCGAGCTGTGGCTCGATGCCGTTCGTGCGCGCTATGTCGCTCGCGTAGGCGGCGACGCCGTGCCGGCAGAAGAGGCCGTCCAACCGGCCCCGCTCGTGCTGCCCGCACCGTGCCATCCGGCTCGCGTCGCGTACTGGCGTGACGCGCTGGCCGATTTGCCGTCGCGCGTGCTGCCGCAGCGCGCGGACGCGCCGGCCGTGCCGCAATGGCGCGCGGCACGCATCGCGTTCGAATTCGACGCGTCGCTGATTCGCGCCGCACGCGACGCCGCATCGGCCGCGCACGCGACGCTGCCGATGCTGCTGCACGCGGCACTCAACACCGCGTTGTTCCGCGCGACGGGCGCGGCCGACCAGCCGGTCGGCGTGCTCGCGTCGACCCGCGAACTGACCGGCGATGCGGCACGCGCTGCGCTCGGCCTGTTCATCAATTCGGTCGTCGTGCGTACGCGGATCGACCCGGCTGCGCGCCGTGCGGACGTGCTCGCCCACGTGCGCGATACGGCGCTGGCCGCGTATGCGCATGCCGACGTGCCGTTCGCCGACGTCGTCGCGGCGCTGCGCGCGCCGCGTGCCGCGCAGGCCAATCCGCTGTTCCAGGTGATGTTCAACTACCTGCGCCCGACGGGTGCGGCCGCGCGCGACTGGGCCGGCCTGTTGCTTGCCGAATTCGACGACGTGCGCCATCGCGTCGTGTTCACGCTGGAGCTGGACGTCGTCGAGCATCCGGACGGCCGCGTGAGCGCCGCGTTCTCGTATGCGGACGAACTGCTCGACGGCGGTTTCGTCGATGCGCTGGTCGATGTCTATCACGACGAAGTCGCGCGCTTTGCCGGTGCATCGGAGGCGGCGCTTGGTGCACCCGATACGCGTGCCGTCGCGCACGCGAACTTCATTGCACAGACGAACGCAGAAGCACCGCCCAACGCGCCGTCGCACACGGCCGCCGTGCTCGCGGCGCTGTGGTCGGACACATTCTCGACGGCCGCGCCCGAACCTGGCGCCGACCTGTTCGAAGCCGGCGCGACGTCGTTCGACGTCGTGCGCTTCATCGACGCGGCAGGCCGTGCCGGTCACGCGCTGACGGTCGCCGACGTGTTCGCGTCGCCGACGCTCGCGGCACTCGGCACACGGCTCGATGCACGCGCGGAAACAGGACAGGAGGAGCGCCATGCTGGCTGA
- a CDS encoding GNAT family N-acetyltransferase, protein MLAEVRPDGFTMPDTCRLAFADGLFAARDGTEIRVAQGHGIGAQLLRAQLADDGTLRLVAYNHRAAPADQRRALLAALSAAFSDGAHHAAIRLDPAAWPAVALDALRASGVLADGGRCMRDGWAQQADLWLVGTHLPCATLPMLTDGRRHPRRPPAPRGDVYARDLPALGVRFTLRGWQPAEDTVRLARWFDEPRVRDGWPGAQPGADGPQGAAPDADPHVTPLVGCFDGEPFAYFEAVWLKEDALAPHVAARDYDRGLRMLVGESRWRGPHCVAGWLPSVVHYLFLDDPRTEAVGCAVPAGHARVADHLARHGFARQRRLALADAQPLWMRTLRETFFSGRHV, encoded by the coding sequence ATGCTGGCTGAAGTGCGTCCCGACGGATTCACGATGCCCGATACGTGCCGCCTCGCATTCGCGGACGGCCTGTTCGCCGCGCGCGACGGCACGGAGATCCGCGTCGCGCAGGGCCACGGCATCGGCGCGCAGTTGCTGCGCGCACAACTCGCCGACGACGGCACGCTGCGCCTCGTCGCATACAACCATCGTGCGGCGCCTGCCGACCAGCGGCGCGCGCTGCTGGCCGCGTTGTCCGCGGCGTTTTCGGACGGTGCGCATCACGCGGCGATCCGGCTCGACCCGGCCGCGTGGCCGGCGGTCGCGCTCGATGCGCTGCGCGCGAGCGGCGTGCTCGCCGACGGCGGCCGCTGCATGCGCGACGGCTGGGCGCAGCAGGCCGATCTGTGGCTCGTCGGCACGCACCTGCCGTGCGCGACGCTGCCGATGCTTACCGACGGCCGGCGTCATCCGCGCCGGCCGCCGGCGCCGCGCGGCGACGTCTACGCGCGCGACCTGCCGGCGCTCGGCGTGCGCTTCACGCTGCGCGGCTGGCAGCCGGCGGAGGACACCGTGCGGCTCGCGCGCTGGTTCGACGAGCCGCGCGTGCGCGACGGCTGGCCGGGCGCGCAGCCCGGCGCGGACGGCCCGCAAGGGGCCGCACCCGACGCCGATCCGCACGTGACGCCGCTCGTCGGCTGTTTCGACGGCGAGCCGTTCGCGTACTTCGAGGCGGTCTGGCTGAAGGAAGACGCGCTTGCGCCGCACGTCGCGGCGCGCGACTACGACCGCGGGCTGCGGATGCTGGTCGGCGAATCGCGCTGGCGCGGCCCGCATTGCGTGGCGGGCTGGCTGCCGTCCGTCGTTCATTACCTGTTTCTCGACGACCCGCGTACCGAAGCGGTCGGCTGTGCCGTTCCGGCCGGCCACGCGCGGGTTGCCGACCATCTCGCGCGGCATGGCTTCGCGCGGCAGCGCCGTCTCGCGCTGGCCGACGCGCAGCCGCTGTGGATGCGCACGCTGCGCGAGACGTTCTTCTCCGGTCGTCACGTCTGA
- a CDS encoding lysine N(6)-hydroxylase/L-ornithine N(5)-oxygenase family protein, whose product MQRETVFDLIGVGFGPSNLALAIRLAERAGARTFAHCFVERQPEFGWHRGMLLDDCRMQISFLKDLVTMRDPKSRYTFINYLFERGRLNEFVNLKNFYPTRVEFHDYLSWVADAFDDRVHYSETVLAIEPVRGDGARIDALRVLSRDAAGHERQRVTRALSVGVGGTPAIPDAFAALGRDRVIHSSSYLTDIDRLVASPDGERRRVAVIGAGQSAAEVFIDLARRFPHVDANLVMRAGALKPADDSPFVNEIFSPEFTDVVYAQPHDARRALLERYRDTNYAVVDRPLIEQIYEMLYLQRIDGTLRHALLANSAIEAAVRTGDGRIELTLRDRMSGATRVERFDALVLATGYRRDTHSALLEGLAPHLGDALTRGDVTRDYLLATPEHFAPRIYLQGCCEDSHGLSDTLLSVLARRADEICASLEDGLAPAHDDGAARESHEKRQENGVSAGRMAFAL is encoded by the coding sequence ATGCAGAGAGAAACCGTATTCGACCTGATCGGCGTCGGCTTCGGGCCGTCGAATCTGGCGCTGGCCATTCGCCTCGCGGAGCGCGCCGGCGCACGCACGTTCGCCCATTGCTTCGTCGAGCGCCAGCCGGAATTCGGCTGGCATCGCGGGATGCTGCTCGACGACTGCCGGATGCAGATCTCGTTTCTGAAGGATCTCGTGACGATGCGCGATCCGAAAAGCCGCTACACGTTCATCAACTACCTGTTCGAACGCGGCCGCCTGAACGAATTCGTCAACCTGAAGAACTTCTATCCGACCCGCGTCGAATTCCACGACTACCTGAGCTGGGTCGCCGATGCGTTCGACGATCGCGTCCATTACAGCGAGACCGTGCTGGCGATCGAACCGGTGCGCGGCGACGGTGCGCGGATCGACGCGCTGCGCGTGCTGTCGCGCGATGCCGCGGGCCACGAGCGCCAGCGCGTCACGCGCGCGCTGTCGGTCGGCGTCGGCGGCACGCCGGCGATTCCGGATGCGTTCGCCGCGCTCGGCCGCGACCGCGTGATCCATTCGTCATCCTATCTGACCGACATCGACCGGCTCGTCGCGTCGCCGGACGGCGAACGCCGTCGCGTCGCGGTGATCGGCGCGGGGCAGAGCGCGGCCGAGGTGTTCATCGACCTCGCGCGCCGCTTCCCGCATGTCGACGCGAACCTCGTGATGCGCGCAGGTGCGCTGAAGCCGGCCGACGACAGCCCGTTCGTCAACGAGATCTTCAGTCCCGAGTTCACCGATGTCGTCTATGCGCAGCCGCACGACGCGCGCCGCGCGTTGCTCGAACGCTATCGCGACACCAACTACGCAGTAGTCGACCGGCCGCTGATCGAGCAGATCTACGAAATGCTGTACCTGCAGCGCATCGACGGCACGCTGCGTCATGCGCTGCTCGCGAACAGCGCGATCGAGGCCGCGGTGCGCACCGGCGACGGCCGCATCGAGCTGACGCTGCGCGACCGGATGAGCGGCGCCACGCGGGTCGAGCGCTTCGACGCGCTCGTGCTTGCGACCGGCTATCGCCGCGACACGCATTCCGCACTGCTCGAAGGGCTCGCGCCGCACCTGGGCGATGCGCTCACGCGCGGCGACGTGACGCGCGACTACCTGCTCGCGACGCCCGAGCACTTCGCGCCGCGCATCTACCTGCAAGGCTGCTGCGAAGACAGCCACGGCTTGTCCGACACGCTGCTGTCGGTACTGGCACGCCGCGCGGACGAGATCTGCGCGTCGCTCGAAGACGGGCTCGCGCCCGCCCATGACGATGGCGCGGCTCGGGAGTCGCACGAAAAACGACAGGAAAACGGGGTGAGCGCGGGCCGGATGGCTTTCGCTCTTTGA
- a CDS encoding TonB-dependent siderophore receptor yields the protein MKKVEQRKMEWATGTRLRAIAAAASVAFGAAAAGQAYAQTAPAVNAGAAASASSAQNGTTNGAPNGTLPAITVNAASEGDGTVGLVAKRSRTGTKTDTPINEIPQTINVVTAQQIEMTGATDVNAALRYVPGFSSYGSDNRSDWYAALRGFTPTAYVNGLQVPNTINLASWRVDPYMIDSITVLRGPTSVLYGAGDPGAIIDVQTKLADGERVREAGVQIGNYARKQFMIDVGDKLDADGKYAYRFVGVARDGNALTGPNNDQRVALAPSFRWRPNADTSLTLSATYLQDWGDISSNFLPAQGTVLPNPNGQINKDVYEGDPNFNYYRKKQWSVGYQFEQNLTSAWKFRQNVRLMHLSLDNGSVFGNGFVDGSTTDVSRWAGVFQMNYSRFDIDNNVEGRFATGPLQHTLLLGFQYNRQTATDSEWLAAAPPLNIYNPVYTPVTTAVFDPASTFRTNTYTTMNTFGLYAQDQIKWNRWTLTLGGREDWVNMRMDDRAGGTQTKADVTAFTGRVGLTYQGDYGLSPYVSYATSFNPLIGVNLLGGGLPQPTRGKQIEAGLRWQPPGKNLMLNAAIYQINQTNGITPALPSQDDTGTKSVQTGEVRSRGIELSATGKVTRNLSLIASYVYQDVKNVKANDVSLNNWPVDIPRPRQMASMWADWTWHTGPLAGFGLGGGVRYQSASAGAADNSLTVSSVTLFDAGVHYDTRNWRFAVNGTNLANRHYISGCQSANVCVFGTDRTVIATAKYNW from the coding sequence ATGAAAAAAGTGGAGCAGAGAAAGATGGAGTGGGCAACAGGCACGCGTTTGCGTGCGATCGCAGCCGCGGCGAGCGTGGCGTTCGGTGCGGCTGCGGCGGGGCAGGCTTACGCCCAGACGGCGCCGGCCGTGAACGCAGGCGCCGCGGCGTCGGCCAGCAGTGCGCAGAACGGCACGACGAACGGCGCGCCGAACGGCACGCTGCCGGCGATCACCGTCAACGCGGCCTCGGAAGGCGACGGCACCGTCGGGCTCGTCGCGAAGCGCAGCAGGACCGGCACGAAGACCGACACGCCGATCAACGAGATTCCGCAGACGATCAACGTCGTCACCGCGCAGCAGATCGAGATGACCGGCGCGACCGACGTGAACGCGGCGCTGCGCTACGTGCCGGGCTTCTCGTCGTACGGTTCGGACAACCGTTCGGACTGGTACGCGGCGCTGCGCGGCTTCACGCCGACCGCCTACGTGAACGGGCTGCAGGTGCCGAACACGATCAACCTCGCGAGCTGGCGCGTCGATCCGTACATGATCGACAGCATCACCGTGCTGCGCGGACCGACTTCGGTGCTGTACGGCGCGGGCGATCCCGGCGCGATCATCGACGTGCAGACCAAGCTCGCCGACGGCGAGCGCGTGCGCGAAGCCGGGGTGCAGATCGGCAACTATGCGCGCAAGCAGTTCATGATCGACGTCGGCGACAAGCTCGACGCGGACGGCAAGTACGCGTACCGGTTCGTCGGCGTCGCGCGCGACGGCAATGCGCTGACCGGCCCGAACAACGACCAGCGCGTCGCGCTCGCGCCGTCGTTCCGCTGGCGCCCGAACGCGGATACGTCGCTGACGCTGTCCGCGACGTACCTGCAGGACTGGGGCGACATCTCGTCGAACTTCCTGCCGGCGCAGGGCACGGTGCTGCCGAACCCGAACGGCCAGATCAACAAGGATGTGTACGAAGGCGACCCGAACTTCAACTACTACCGCAAGAAGCAGTGGTCGGTCGGTTACCAGTTCGAGCAGAACCTGACTTCGGCGTGGAAGTTCCGGCAGAACGTGCGCCTGATGCACCTGTCGCTCGACAACGGCTCGGTGTTCGGCAACGGCTTCGTCGACGGCAGCACGACCGACGTGTCGCGCTGGGCCGGCGTGTTCCAGATGAACTACAGCCGCTTCGACATCGACAACAACGTGGAAGGCCGTTTCGCGACGGGCCCGCTCCAGCACACGCTGCTGCTCGGCTTCCAGTACAACCGCCAGACCGCGACCGACAGCGAATGGCTGGCCGCGGCGCCGCCGCTGAACATCTACAACCCGGTGTACACGCCGGTGACGACGGCGGTGTTCGATCCGGCGTCGACGTTCCGCACCAACACGTACACGACGATGAACACGTTCGGCCTGTACGCGCAGGACCAGATCAAGTGGAACCGCTGGACGCTGACGCTCGGCGGCCGCGAGGACTGGGTCAACATGCGGATGGACGACCGCGCGGGCGGTACGCAGACGAAGGCGGACGTCACGGCGTTCACCGGCCGCGTCGGCCTCACGTACCAGGGCGACTACGGGCTGTCGCCGTACGTCAGCTACGCGACGTCGTTCAACCCGCTGATCGGCGTGAACCTGCTCGGCGGCGGGCTGCCGCAGCCGACCCGCGGCAAGCAGATCGAGGCCGGCCTGCGCTGGCAGCCGCCCGGCAAGAACCTGATGCTGAATGCTGCGATCTACCAGATCAACCAGACCAACGGGATCACGCCGGCGCTGCCGAGTCAGGACGATACCGGCACGAAGTCGGTGCAGACCGGTGAAGTGCGTTCGCGCGGGATCGAGCTGAGCGCGACCGGCAAGGTCACGCGGAACCTGTCGCTGATCGCGTCGTACGTGTACCAGGACGTGAAGAACGTGAAGGCGAACGACGTGTCGCTGAACAACTGGCCGGTCGACATTCCGCGTCCGCGCCAGATGGCGTCGATGTGGGCCGACTGGACGTGGCACACGGGGCCGCTCGCGGGCTTCGGCCTCGGCGGCGGCGTTCGCTACCAGAGCGCGTCGGCCGGTGCGGCCGACAACTCGCTGACGGTGTCGAGCGTCACGCTGTTCGACGCGGGCGTGCATTACGACACGCGTAACTGGCGCTTCGCCGTGAACGGGACCAACCTGGCCAACCGCCACTACATCAGCGGTTGCCAGTCGGCCAACGTCTGCGTTTTCGGCACCGACCGCACGGTGATCGCGACCGCGAAATACAACTGGTGA
- a CDS encoding formyltransferase family protein, producing the protein MPKKNLVYIQSLRNGAADRAGQPVAYQGGTRYMKAPLEFLVERLNDSSLGERYTLKGVIVDDDDGSPADRAKVADYGFARTPGRPWILPDGLTVQGRPVDELFCTIASTYRRLPRDARERVAGKQAFERRLLERLLELDADVVVLDGLLVILDELVRPGARFHRRIANIHPGITADGSPYQRRGAWATLDALHGARGERVDWASGATSSVEPVTMTGASFHYVDNGIDSGEVICDVLDTPIAPDDTILELRWNNFQRSLFPALERGLHVLADRHDAGAL; encoded by the coding sequence ATGCCGAAGAAAAATCTCGTCTACATCCAGTCGCTGCGCAACGGCGCGGCCGATCGCGCCGGCCAGCCGGTCGCTTATCAGGGCGGCACGCGCTACATGAAGGCGCCGCTCGAATTCCTCGTCGAGCGCCTGAACGACTCGTCGCTCGGCGAGCGCTACACGCTCAAGGGCGTGATCGTCGACGACGACGACGGTTCGCCGGCCGATCGCGCGAAGGTGGCCGACTACGGCTTCGCACGCACGCCGGGCCGGCCGTGGATCCTGCCGGACGGGTTGACGGTGCAGGGCCGGCCGGTCGACGAACTGTTCTGCACGATTGCGTCGACGTACCGGCGGCTGCCGCGCGACGCGCGCGAACGGGTGGCAGGCAAACAGGCGTTCGAGCGTCGCCTGCTCGAGCGCCTGCTCGAACTCGACGCCGACGTCGTCGTGCTCGACGGGCTGCTCGTGATCCTCGACGAACTCGTGCGGCCCGGTGCGCGCTTTCACCGGCGCATCGCGAACATCCACCCGGGCATCACGGCCGACGGTTCGCCGTACCAGCGGCGCGGCGCGTGGGCGACGCTCGACGCGCTGCACGGCGCACGCGGCGAACGGGTCGACTGGGCGAGCGGCGCGACGTCGTCGGTCGAGCCCGTGACGATGACGGGGGCGTCGTTCCACTACGTCGACAACGGCATCGATTCCGGCGAGGTGATCTGCGACGTGCTCGACACGCCGATCGCGCCGGACGACACGATTCTCGAACTGCGCTGGAACAACTTCCAGCGCAGCCTGTTTCCGGCGCTCGAGCGGGGGCTTCACGTGCTCGCCGACCGCCACGACGCGGGAGCACTGTGA